A region of Tolypothrix sp. NIES-4075 DNA encodes the following proteins:
- a CDS encoding sensor histidine kinase — protein sequence MNQIKKIWRHIDPFSLRVRLTIGVAAVSALGLGSFAIWTSWKMQQILIDSHKHSIEEIATRLPHDVQLYSEMLPPETGLQKAINNLTTTNTLLWVKNPESKMLVKSTIGNLLSDSTAAELMSLTEMPAKPQVHKVSQRYFVLYCNSLRVQGKVLGNLFVVQDITYEQTMFQAMLWSLSIASVLAIMMISVAIAFYIKRSLQPLRQLSQMTEVISAEDLPEAHLYLDNAPSEVKELTQTFNMMLSRLSQSWEQERQFVSNVSHELRTPLTIVHGYLQSVLRRQNNLTEIQREALETAASEAERTIRLLQDLLDLARADSGYLHFRIEPCVLNELVAEVVTMAKKYSDRTIIIESKNDSIEVKVDYNRLKQILLNLIDNAVKYSQPDTTVIVKLYQQEESAIIQVRDKGYGIPLQHQSRIFERFYRVDEARTSSTGGCGLGLSIVKTLVEGMDGSVTVRSRLSEGSVFTITLPAYRLPD from the coding sequence GTGAATCAGATAAAGAAAATTTGGAGACATATTGACCCGTTTTCATTGCGGGTGCGCTTAACAATTGGTGTTGCTGCGGTTTCAGCTTTGGGATTAGGTAGTTTTGCTATCTGGACGAGTTGGAAAATGCAACAAATTTTGATTGATAGTCATAAACATAGTATTGAAGAAATTGCTACACGTTTACCGCATGATGTGCAACTTTATAGTGAAATGTTGCCCCCAGAAACAGGGTTGCAAAAAGCAATTAATAACTTAACTACTACGAATACATTGTTATGGGTAAAAAATCCTGAAAGCAAAATGCTGGTAAAATCTACCATTGGCAATTTGCTATCTGATTCTACAGCAGCCGAGTTAATGTCTTTGACAGAAATGCCGGCTAAACCGCAGGTTCACAAAGTTAGTCAACGGTACTTTGTTTTATATTGTAATTCGTTGCGCGTGCAGGGCAAGGTGCTGGGAAATCTGTTCGTTGTGCAGGATATTACCTACGAACAAACAATGTTTCAAGCAATGCTGTGGAGTTTGAGTATTGCCAGTGTTTTGGCGATTATGATGATTTCTGTGGCGATCGCATTTTATATCAAACGTTCTTTGCAACCTCTGCGCCAGCTTAGTCAAATGACAGAAGTGATTTCTGCTGAAGATTTACCAGAAGCGCATTTATATCTTGATAACGCACCTAGCGAAGTTAAAGAATTAACGCAAACATTCAATATGATGTTATCTCGCCTCTCTCAATCTTGGGAGCAAGAGCGACAATTTGTTAGTAATGTTTCTCACGAATTACGCACGCCTTTAACTATTGTACATGGTTACTTGCAAAGCGTATTGCGGCGGCAAAATAACTTAACAGAAATTCAACGCGAAGCTTTAGAAACAGCTGCATCCGAAGCCGAACGCACGATTCGACTTTTACAAGATTTACTTGACTTAGCACGGGCAGATAGTGGTTATTTGCATTTTCGGATAGAACCTTGCGTGCTGAATGAGTTGGTTGCAGAAGTTGTGACTATGGCAAAAAAGTATAGCGATCGCACAATTATTATTGAATCAAAAAATGACTCAATAGAGGTGAAAGTAGACTATAACCGCCTCAAACAAATATTGCTTAATTTAATTGATAATGCTGTTAAGTATTCGCAACCGGATACAACCGTGATTGTGAAGTTATATCAACAAGAAGAATCGGCAATTATTCAAGTTCGCGACAAAGGTTATGGCATTCCTTTACAACACCAATCGCGGATTTTTGAGAGATTTTACCGTGTAGATGAAGCGCGTACAAGTTCCACAGGGGGTTGTGGTTTGGGGTTGTCGATTGTGAAGACACTTGTCGAGGGGATGGATGGAAGTGTCACAGTGCGATCGCGTTTAAGTGAAGGAAGTGTGTTTACAATCACCTTGCCCGCTTATCGATTACCAGATTGA
- a CDS encoding DM13 domain-containing protein: MKFKFLAVLGIAAVLSVSYAKEATSKQVSTQIQHTTASTTVAQATQGTATDSGTFKAGEHPTQGTVSVVTDKGKRYLEFDQSFKTDNGPDLYVILHRSDAPPISGIKKKDYVSIARLQKTSGVQRYALPDNVNLADFRSVAVWCRKFNATFGYAPLGK, translated from the coding sequence ATGAAGTTCAAGTTTTTAGCAGTTTTGGGTATCGCTGCTGTTTTAAGCGTAAGCTATGCAAAAGAGGCAACCTCAAAGCAAGTAAGTACGCAAATACAGCATACAACGGCAAGTACTACTGTTGCACAAGCGACGCAAGGTACAGCCACAGATTCTGGAACTTTTAAAGCTGGGGAACACCCTACTCAAGGTACGGTTAGCGTAGTTACTGATAAAGGAAAACGCTACCTAGAGTTTGATCAAAGTTTCAAAACTGATAATGGTCCCGACTTATACGTGATTTTGCATCGCTCGGATGCACCCCCAATATCGGGTATTAAAAAGAAAGATTATGTGAGCATTGCCCGTTTACAAAAGACAAGCGGTGTTCAACGTTATGCGCTTCCTGACAATGTTAATTTAGCAGACTTTCGTTCTGTGGCGGTATGGTGTCGTAAATTCAATGCTACTTTTGGCTACGCGCCTTTGGGTAAATAG